From one Dermacentor variabilis isolate Ectoservices chromosome 3, ASM5094787v1, whole genome shotgun sequence genomic stretch:
- the LOC142574532 gene encoding uncharacterized protein LOC142574532: protein MCDPDFRRRRDTDEGDASSSTVIEQATVLKSSLGTGDDLMCTGEQQFLLQTARAWTEGPHERTLVRLLLDGGSQRTFIHRNLSEKLQLKVLGEEELKIFAFGETSATTRTKTRRVELWLGSQYDGKGVRVEALEVPCICADIMAAPSNSVLLQLSKFHFQVADASRGDESENIDLLIGADHYWEIVTGSTKRLSSKLMAVETVFGWTVQGQVGTRKSTGVCSSAAGVMRIGVSEQIYKEISAQLKSFWELEHIGIKEHEPVRHEDAVLQHYKETVNFENGRYKVSFPWNSMVYELGDNYECAARRLKAQTKRLLEGDSLIREYDACIRDYIEKGYAEPASKDYGTSEGPVYYMPHQAVVRRESQTTKLRVVFDASSSAKNRLSLNNVLESGPNLNPELIDLLINFRTYNIAIVADIEKAFLQISLSEGDRNAVQFLWYAMTPKKGEELPAVVTYRMTRVPFGVTSSPFLLAATLQHHLEGLPERYAETAGILRKHLYVDDLVTGVDSIDKGKVLCQESKDILSQAGMRLHKWMSNDRDLVNFLENGNVERTNADAGYAAATKVLGVGWNAQTDHFEYNLTSLIDFLSARADNKRFVLQVSARIFDPFGFIAPTTLCVKVMFQKLWELGIGWDDPLPETLQPEWDCWCRELPRIEGVSIPRLIAADFRNDDTEKVVHVFCDASPKAYGAVAYIVTKSPFGLTNVSLVMAKSRVAPLKRLSLPRLELMGALIGARLCHYVTKALDLKNVATILWTDSTVAMYWIKGNAARWKPFVANRVSELQALTDPRDWRHCPGSDNPADLITRGILPSALRESELWWKGPRWLQEDDTCWPTISEPSSKVGECQMEERKVTVMPIVSSSSMAIFNVENYSSFSRVVRVTAWVRRFVDNCHNKEGRTIGPLRAEEIISAERYWLARAQRDAFSDDISNLKNQRPLHKSSPVMPFNPYFDKEGLMRVGGRLQFSDNNEETKHPIVLPGNHPLTSLLIRKEHLRMLHAGVRDTLAQLRESYWIIRGRQAVKKIIKQCLVCHRQSCPPATEPVAPLPADRVTKGNPFDIVGIDFAGPLICQQSRDSKKCYIAIFTCAVTRAVHLELVSGLSATAFLLAFKRFVARRGICSTVYSDNALTFKRAARDLKAMFMLLQVEELQSYFAGNQIRWKFIVERAAWWGGFWERMVRSVKVALRKVLGRSSLSFEELTTVLYEVEAVINSRPLTFIYDDAQEPEPLSPAHFLVGRKLTTLPPHLLPDEIPGGGMHLSRRWKYRTAMADSFWRRWRKEYLLELRSAHMCRPTTSSDLKKGALVLLREDRLKRHMWKTARIKETFKGRDGRVRSCKLVLSGGTEVKRPIQLLYPLEIVEQ, encoded by the coding sequence ATGTGCGACCCTGACTTCAGGAGACGCCGCGACACTGATGAAGGGGATGCATCTTCGTCGACGGTGATTGAGCAAGCCACGGTGTTGAAGTCCTCATTAGGCACGGGAGATGACTTGATGTGCACTGGAGAGCAGCAGTTTCTCCTGCAGACAGCGCGAGCTTGGACAGAGGGTCCACATGAACGTACGCTTGTCCGGCTTCTCCTGGACGGTGGCAGTCAGCGAACCTTCATCCATCGCAACCTATCCGAAAAGCTGCAGTTAAAAGTGCTGGGAGAAGAGGAACTtaaaatatttgcctttggtgagACATCAGCCACCACACGCACAAAAACGCGTCGAGTGGAGCTGTGGCTCGGAAGCCAGTACGACGGAAAAGGGGTGCGAGTGGAAGCGCTGGAGGTTCCTTGCATCTGTGCAGATATCATGGCTGCTCCATCAAATTCTGTTCTACTTCAACTTTCAAAATTTCACTTCCAAGTCGCAGACGCCTCGCGGGGCGACGAAAGCGAAAATATTGACCTTTTGATTGGCGCTGATCATTACTGGGAAATTGTCACGGGATCCACTAAGCGTCTCAGCTCCAAATTGATGGCGGTGGAGACTGTATTCGGATGGACAGTCCAGGGCCAGGTCGGCACAAGGAAGTCAACAGGAGTCTGCTCCTCGGCTGCTGGCGTGATGCGGATAGGAGTGAGTGAACAAATTTACAAGGAAATATCAGCACAGCTAAAGTCTTTCTGGGAGCTCGAGCACATCGGTATCAAGGAACATGAGCCAGTTCGTCACGAGGACGCAGTCCTTCAGCACTATAAAGAAACCGTCAACTTTGAGAATGGCCGCTATAAGGTGTCGTTCCCTTGGAATTCGATGGTTTACGAGCTTGGCGACAACTACGAGTGCGCAGCAAGGCGTCTTAAAGCACAGACAAAGCGACTCTTGGAAGGAGATTCGTTGATTAGGGAATACGACGCCTGCATAAGAGACTACATAGAAAAGGGCTATGCAGAGCCAGCCAGCAAGGATTACGGCACGTCGGAAGGTCCGGTGTACTATATGCCACATCAGGCAGTTGTTCGTCGCGAAAGCCAGACGACAAAACTGAGGGTAGTATTTGATGCATCATCAAGTGCCAAAAATCGCCTCTCACTGAACAATGTTTTGGAAAGTGGCCCAAACCTAAACCCAGAGCTCATTGATCTGCTGATCAATTTCCGCACTTACAACATTGCCATCGTTGCGGATATTGAAAAGGCCTTTCTCCAAATATCACTATCAGAGGGCGATCGGAACGCTGTGCAGTTTCTCTGGTACGCTATGACGCCAAAGAAAGGGGAAGAGCTTCCAGCTGTGGTGACCTATCGCATGACTCGCGTGCCGTTCGGGGTCACGTCGAGCCCATTTCTCTTGGCTGCAACGTTGCAACATCATCTTGAAGGCCTGCCGGAACGGTATGCTGAAACTGCAGGTATTCTGCGCAAGCATCTTTACGTGGACGACCTTGTAACTGGGGTTGACAGCATTGACAAGGGTAAAGTCTTGTGCCAGGAATCCAAAGATATATTGTCTCAAGCAGGGATGCGGCTACACAAGTGGATGTCGAACGACCGCGATCTCGTCAACTTCTTAGAGAATGGCAATGTGGAGAGAACGAACGCTGATGCTGGATATGCTGCAGCTACAAAGGTATTGGGAGTTGGTTGGAATGCTCAGACTGACCACTTTGAATACAACCTAACTTCACTCAtcgacttcctctccgcaagAGCCGACAACAAGAGATTTGTGCTGCAGGTCTCGGCAAGAATTTTCGACCCTTTTGGATTTATTGCTCCCACCACATTGTGCGTAAAGGTAATGTTCCAGAAGTTGTGGGAGTTGGGAATTGGTTGGGACGATCCTTTGCCTGAAACCTTGCAGCCTGAGTGGGACTGCTGGTGTAGGGAGCTTCCACGCATCGAAGGAGTGTCTATTCCAAGACTGATAGCGGCAGACTTTAGAAACGATGATACGGAGAAAGTGGTGCATGTTTTCTGTGACGCAAGCCCGAAGGCCTATGGTGCTGTCGCATATATTGTGACCAAGTCTCCGTTCGGACtaacaaatgtcagcttggtcATGGCTAAATCAAGAGTGGCCCCTTTGAAACGCCTCTCGCTACCCCGATTGGAGCTGATGGGAGCCCTTATTGGCGCGCGACTATGCCACTACGTTACCAAGGCCTTGGATCTGAAGAACGTTGCTACCATCCTCTGGACTGACTCTACAGTagctatgtactggatcaagggaAACGCTGCCAGATGGAAGCCCTTCGTGGCAAATCGAGTCTCAGAGTTGCAGGCGCTGACAGATCCCAGGGATTGGAGACACTGCCCAGGCTCAGACAACCCCGCTGACCTAATCACCCGCGGCATTCTCCCATCGGCCCTGCGGGAAAGCGAACTGTGGTGGAAAGGACCCCGTTGGCTTCAGGAGGATGACACGTGTTGGCCAACGATAAGTGAGCCGAGCTCGAAGGTTGGGGAGTGCCAAATGGAAGAGCGAAAGGTGACGGTGATGCCCATAGTATCATCGTCATCCATGGCAATTTTCAATGTTGAGAACTATAGTTCATTCAGCAGAGTCGTGCGAGTAACCGCGTGGGTCCGCCGCTTTGTCGACAACTGCCACAACAAAGAAGGAAGGACGATCGGCCCATTACGAGCTGAAGAAATAATCAGCGCCGAAAGATACTGGTTGGCTAGAGCTCAACGAGATGCGTTCAGCGACGACATTTCAAACCTGAAGAATCAAAGACCGCTGCACAAGAGCTCTCCTGTTATGCCTTTCAACCCATACTTCGACAAAGAGGGCCTCATGCGAGTTGGTGGACGCTTGCAATTCAGTGATAACAACGAAGAGACTAAGCATCCCATCGTTCTCCCTGGCAATCACCCCCTCACGTCACTGCTCATACGGAAGGAACATTTGAGAATGCTGCACGCGGGCGTACGCGATACTCTAGCACAGCTGCGAGAATCGTATTGGATTATCCGAGGACGTCAGGCCGTAAAGAAAATTATCAAGCAGTGCCTCGTCTGTCACAGGCAAAGTTGCCCTCCCGCTACGGAACCAGTAGCACCACTTCCAGCTGACAGAGTGACAAAGGGAAACCCGTTCGACATCGTTGGCATCGATTTTGCAGGGCCCTTGATTTGTCAACAGTCCCGCGACAGCAAAAAATGCTACATCGCTATTTTCACCTGTGCTGTGACACGTGCCGTCCACCTTGAGCTTGTCAGCGGCCTGTCGGCTACAGCCTTCCTGTTGGCCTTTAAACGCTTTGTGGCACGCCGTGGAATTTGCTCGACGGTGTATTCGGACAACGCGCTCACATTCAAGCGTGCAGCCAGGGATCTAAAGGCAATGTTCATGCTGTTGCAGGTCGAGGAATTGCAGTCATACTTCGCCGGAAACCAGATCAGATGGAAGTTTATTGTTGAACGGGCAGCTTGGTGGGGTGGATTCTGGGAGCGGATGGTGCGATCTGTGAAAGTAGCATTGCGAAAGGTGTTAGGTCGGAGCAGCTTGAGTTTCGAAGAACTGACCACCGTTCTTTATGAGGTGGAGGCCGTGATCAACTCACGCCCTTTGACTTTCATATATGATGATGCTCAAGAGCCAGAACCACTGTCACCGGCTCATTTCCTTGTCGGAAGAAAGTTGACGACCCTTCCTCCACACCTGCTGCCGGACGAAATTCCTGGCGGTGGCATGCATCTCTCACGACGCTGGAAGTACCGGACTGCCATGGCCGACAGTTTCTGGAGACGGTGGCGGAAAGAGTACTTATTGGAGCTCAG